ACGGTCTGAGTGCCGCCCTACTCTTCATCCTGTATCCCTTTTTATTCAAAAAAAGTACGCGGGGACTTCCGCCATTCGCCCAATACTTTTTCCTGTTCGCTCGTAATAACCCCTTGCTCTGAAGCTACTTCCAAAAGTGCTGTGTAATTCGATATGGTCGAGCAAGGAATGCCAGCTTCCTCAAACAAGGCTTGGGCATCCGGGAATTGGTAGCTGAAAATGGCTACGACTCCCAGTACCTCTCCGCCCTCAGCCTGTACCGCTTGCGCTGCTTTCAAGGAGCTACCTCCTGTGGAAATCAGGTCTTCAATCACGACGACCTTTTGACCAGCCGCCAATGCACCCTCAATCTGGTTTTGGCGACCGTGGCCTTTTGCCTTGTCCCGTACGTAGATCATAGGCAGATCAAGCAGCTCTGCAACCCATGCAGCATGTGGAATACCAGCAGTTGCTGTTCCCGCCACGACTTGCGCATCTGGGTACTGCTCCTTGATCAGATCAGCAAAAGCTCTTGCAACGGCACGGCGCACATGCGGATAAGACATCGTGATCCGGTTGTCGCAGTAGATCGGGGATTTGATCCCGGACGTCCATGTAAAAGGTTGCTCCGGTCGCAGATGAACTGCCCCGATTTCGAGAAGATTCGCTGCAATTTGTTTAGCGGTTGTCATTGTCGTCATTTCACTTATTCCCTCCAGCTGGCTACTTTACGAACGATCTTTTTCCACTGCTGCGACGATACTTTGCCAAACCCCTACCGGATCTTTTGCACCCGTAATGGCGCGTCCGATCACAAGGTAATCACTGCCCAAGCGGAATGCCTGTTCTGGTGTCGTGATACGTGTCTGATCGCCTTGATCTGCTCCCAGTGGACGAATTCCTGGGGTTACGGTTACAAATGCGTCTCCAGCAGCTTTTTTGATCATCGGTACTTCTAACGGAGAAGCAACGACCCCATCCAAACCAGCTTGCTTGGTCATCAGCGCATAGTGCACGACAACATCCTCTACCGCACCTGGAATCGCCAATTCTTGATTCATCGTTTGCAAACCAGTAGATGTCAGCATTGTAACACCGATCAGGAGGGGACGAGCAGCACCTGCCGCTGTCCCTTGCTCCAAGCCTTCTCTCGCTGCCGCCATCATGGCTACGCCGCCTGCCGCATGAACGTTTACCATGTCTGCTCCCAGACGCGCCAGGCTTCTCATTGCGCCTTTAGCTGTATTGGGAATATCATGAACCTTCAAGTCGAGGAACACGTTGAATCCTTTATCCTTTAAAAAGGAAACGATCGCTGGCCCTTCTGCGTAAGCGAGCTCCATCCCCACTTTTACATAGCGGATATGCCCCTGAAGCGGCTCGATGCACTTTTTGACTTCATCCAGTGTGGAAAAGTCGAGCGCAACAATCATGCGTTCGCGAATATCGGTTAGTTGTTGTTGCACGCTGCTCTCCCCTTTTTATACAGTTACTG
This genomic stretch from Brevibacillus brevis harbors:
- the pyrF gene encoding orotidine-5'-phosphate decarboxylase; the encoded protein is MQQQLTDIRERMIVALDFSTLDEVKKCIEPLQGHIRYVKVGMELAYAEGPAIVSFLKDKGFNVFLDLKVHDIPNTAKGAMRSLARLGADMVNVHAAGGVAMMAAAREGLEQGTAAGAARPLLIGVTMLTSTGLQTMNQELAIPGAVEDVVVHYALMTKQAGLDGVVASPLEVPMIKKAAGDAFVTVTPGIRPLGADQGDQTRITTPEQAFRLGSDYLVIGRAITGAKDPVGVWQSIVAAVEKDRS
- the pyrE gene encoding orotate phosphoribosyltransferase, translated to MTTMTTAKQIAANLLEIGAVHLRPEQPFTWTSGIKSPIYCDNRITMSYPHVRRAVARAFADLIKEQYPDAQVVAGTATAGIPHAAWVAELLDLPMIYVRDKAKGHGRQNQIEGALAAGQKVVVIEDLISTGGSSLKAAQAVQAEGGEVLGVVAIFSYQFPDAQALFEEAGIPCSTISNYTALLEVASEQGVITSEQEKVLGEWRKSPRTFFE